The following are encoded in a window of Panicum virgatum strain AP13 chromosome 5N, P.virgatum_v5, whole genome shotgun sequence genomic DNA:
- the LOC120675355 gene encoding AP2/ERF and B3 domain-containing protein Os01g0693400-like, producing the protein MDSASSLVVDDTSGGGACTDKLRALAAAAAEGATLERMGSGASAVVDAAEPGAEADSGSVGHAGAGGKLPSSRYKGVVPQPNGRWGAQIYERHQRVWLGTFAGEAEAARAYDVAAQRFRGRDAVTNFRPLADADPDAAAELRFLASRSKAEVVDMLRKHTYFDELAQNKRAFAAATSSLAGAHSPSFAPPSPARAREHLFDKTVTPSDVGKLNRLVIPKQHAEKHFPLQLPSAGGESKGVLLNFEDAAAGKVWRFRYSYWNSSQSYVLTKGWSRFVKEKGLQAGDVVGFYRSAAAAGADSKLFIACRLRPSGVTASTAPVAEPSSAPVAKAVRLFGVDLLTAPAPAPAEAMAGCKRARDLAAPPQAAFKKQLVELALV; encoded by the coding sequence ATGGACAGCGCGAGCAGCCTCGTGGTGGACgacaccagcggcggcggcgcgtgcacGGACAAGCTCAGGgcgctggccgccgcggccgccgagggGGCGACGCTGGAGCGCATGGGCAGCGGCGCCAGCGCGGTCGTGGACGCGGCCGAGCCGGGCGCCGAGGCGGACTCGGGCTCCGTGGGccacgccggcgcgggcgggaaGCTGCCGTCGTCCAGGTACAAGGGCGTGGTGCCGCAGCCCAACGGGCGGTGGGGCGCGCAGATCTACGAGCGCCACCAGCGCGTGTGGCTCGGCACCTTCGCGGGGGAGGCCGAGGCCGCGCGCGCCTACGACGTCGCCGCGCAGCGCTTCCGCGGCCGCGACGCCGTCACCAACTTCCGCCCGCTCGCGGACGCCgacccggacgccgccgccgagctccgcttCCTCGCGTCGCGCTCCAAGGCCGAGGTCGTCGACATGCTCCGCAAGCACACCTACTTCGACGAGCTCGCCCAGAACAAgcgcgccttcgccgccgcgacCTCGTCGCTCGCCGGCGCCCACTCCCCCTCTTTCGCGCCCCCCTCTCCCGCGCGGGCGCGGGAGCACCTGTTCGACAAGACGGTCACTCCCAGCGACGTGGGCAAGCTCAACCGGCTGGTGATCCCGAAGCAGCACGCCGAGAAGCACTTCCCGCTGCAGCTCCcgtccgccggcggcgagagcaAGGGCGTGCTCCTCAACTTCGAGGACGCCGCGGCGGGCAAGGTCTGGCGGTTCCGCTACTCGTACTGGAACAGCAGCCAGAGCTACGTGCTCACCAAGGGCTGGAGCCGCTTCGTCAAGGAGAAGGGCCTCCAGGCCGGCGACGTCGTCGGCTTCTAccgctccgcggccgccgccggcgccgacagCAAGCTCTTCATCGCCTGCAGGCTGCGGCCCAGCGGCGTCACCGCCTCGACAGCCCCCGTAGCGGAGCCATCGTCGGCGCCGGTGGCGAAGGCCGTGCGGCTCTTCGGCGTCGACCTgctgacggcgccggcgccggcgccggctgaGGCCATGGCCGGGTGCAAGAGGGCCAGGGACCTGGCGGCGCCCCCGCAGGCGGCGTTCAAGAAGCAGCTCGTGGAGCTCGCGCTAGTGTAG